One window of Prionailurus bengalensis isolate Pbe53 chromosome B1, Fcat_Pben_1.1_paternal_pri, whole genome shotgun sequence genomic DNA carries:
- the ZNF596 gene encoding zinc finger protein 596, with product MSENPEDRMESQESVTFEDVAVDFTQEEWTLLDWSQRKLFRDVMLENISHLVSVGKQLYKLDTVFHLEQGEQLSTEGIGLLQCQSLDREDDLKKQEIIFMQHIYKKDTTLISAMKSHTQEDPFECNDLGENFTEILTWTQYVVPKMGKNPYIGNKCGQDSSYLTSINIHKQSHATSKPYECHQGGNAFIQSSALRQPNNTQNGEKTFECHECGKAFGKSSNLRRHELIHTGVKPHGCHLCGKAFTHCSDLRKHERIHTGEKSYGCHLCGKAFSKSYNLRRHEMIHARKKPHECHLCGKAFTHCSDLNKHERTHFGEKPYGCHLCGKTFSKTSYLRQHERTHNGQKPYECHLCGKAFTHCSHLRKHERTHTGEKPYECHLCGKAFTESSVLRRHERTHTGEKPYECHLCWKAFTDSSVLKRHERTHTGEKPYECHLCGKAFNHSSVLRRHERTHTGEKPYECNVCGKAFNRSYNFRLHKRIHTGEKPYKCYVCGKAFSKYFNLRQHEKTHVKVINAEDSPPIASNYKHT from the exons ATGAGTGAAAACCCAGAAGACAGAATGGAATCACAA GAATCAGTGACCTTTGAGGATGTAGCTGTAGACTTTACCCAGGAAGAGTGGACCCTACTGGACTGGTCCCAGAGAAAACTCTTCAGagatgtgatgctggagaacATAAGTCATCTAGTCTCAGTTG GCAAACAACTCTACAAATTAGATACAGTTTTCCACTTGGAACAAGGAGAGCAACTTTCCACAGAAGGGATAGGTTTGCTGCAATGCCAGAGTCTAG ATAGGGAAGATgatcttaaaaaacaagaaataatattCATGCAACATATCTACAAGAAGGACACGACATTAATCAGTGCAATG AAATCTCACACCCAAGAAGATCCTTTTGAATGCAATGATTTGGGagaaaattttactgaaatattaACGTGGACTCAATATGTGGTACCTAAAATGGGAAAGAATCCCTATATTGGCAACAAATGTGGACAAGACAGCAGTTATTTGACATCCATTAATATACATAAGCAGAGTCATGCTACAAGTAAACCATATGAATGTCATCAAGGTGGGAATGCCTTTATTCAAAGCTCTGCCCTTAGACAACCCAATAATACTCAAAAtggagagaaaacatttgaatgtcatgaatgtgggaaagcttttgGAAAAAGTTCTAACCTTAGGCGACATGAGCTGATTCACACTGGAGTGAAACCGCATGGATGTCATCTATGTGGGAAGGCCTTCACTCATTGTTCTGACCTTAGAAAACATGagagaattcacactggagagaaatcATATGGATGTCATctgtgtgggaaagccttcagtaaGAGTTATAACCTTAGGCGACATGAGATGATTCACGCTAGAAAAAAACCTCATGAATGTCATctatgtgggaaagccttcactCATTGTTCTGACCTTAACAAACATGAAAGAACTCACTTTGGAGAGAAACCATATGGATGCCATCTATGTGGGAAGACATTCAGTAAAACATCTTACCTTAGACAACATGAGCGAACTCATAACGGACAGAAACCGTATGAATGTCACCTCTGTGGGAAGGCATTCACTCATTGTTCTCACCTTAGAAAACATGAGAgaactcacactggagagaaaccatatgAATGTCATctatgtgggaaagccttcactGAATCTTCTGTCCTTAGACGACATGAGAGAacccacactggagagaaaccgtATGAATGTCATCTGTGTTGGAAAGCCTTCACTGACTCATCTGTCCTTAAACGACATGAGAGAACTCACACTGGGGAGAAACCATATGAATGTCACCTATGTGGGAAAGCTTTCAATCACTCTTCTGTCCTTAGACGACATGAGAGAACTCACACTGGTGAGAAACCATACGAATGCAATgtatgtgggaaagccttcaatAGAAGCTATAACTTTAGACTGCATAagagaatccacactggagaaaaaccatataaatgttatgtatgtgggaaagccttcagtaaatattttaaccttAGACAACACGAGAAAACACATGTAAAGGTAATAAATGCAGAAGATTCACCACCTATAGCTTCAAACTATAAACACACTTGA